The nucleotide window GTCTTCCCGATTACGAGGAATCGGTATGGAGTGGAGCGATTGGAATGGATTGGAACGTTTCCGAGCGCAGTAAGCTCGATCTGGTGATTTCCCGTTCCGCGCGTCACCCGACGGGAATCGAACTCTATGCGGATGGCATGCATGTGGCGACACGCAGCTATGAAATCGGAGATGTGAATCTGCGACAAGAGGTAGCACAAGGAGTGGATTTGCGGTTTGAGTACCAGCAGAAGCGTTGGCATGTCATCGCGAGTTCTTTCTTCAATCGATTCGACAACTACCTTTTTGCCGCACCGACTGGAGATACCGAGCATGGATTCCCTGTGTATCAATACCAGAATGCAGATGCGGATTTTTGGGGAGTCGAAGGTGAGCTGTGTTGGAAGGTCAATACCCAGCCGGATCATCGCCTGGAAATCAGTTTGGTGGGTGACCTTGTGAAGGCAAATCTGCTGGACTCGACATCCAGGCTGCCGCGGGTGCCCGCTTCCCGTCTCGGACTCGTCGTGTTCTACCAGCACAGTGACTGGACCCTACGCAGCGATTTCCGCCACGTCTTTGCCGTGAGCGAAGTTGCTGACAATGAATTGCCCAGTGAGGCATACCGTGTCTGGAACCTATACCTGAGCAGGTCCATCCCCATCTCGGCTGGCAGTCTTACAGTTCAGCTGCGGCTTCGCAATTTGCTCGATGAAGAAATCCGACCTCACACTTCCTTCCTGAAGGACCTCGCACCGCAACCGGGGCGTGGAGCTGAGATCGCACTGCGCTGGCAGTTCTGATCTTGTCGATGCAGACGGACGGGTAGGGGGACTTCGGTCGCGCTGCCCGCCCGCCAGCGACGACTTCCACATTCTAGTGGCGGTTGTTTAACGCAAAATGGGTCAGGATGCTCCCTGTGCAACCTGACCCATTTGGTTTCTGACTGTTTGTTTATCGAATGAAAATCACCCGCCGACGCGAGTAGCCGGATGATGGATATAGTCTAGCATGATTTTGCACAGCGCGCGACCCTCAGGCGGAGCATCGCCGCTCCGAGGCGGATAAATGCGCTGCTGTGTCGATGGCATCGCTAGATATCGCGTCGCAGTGTGCCTGGGTTGACCCCAAAGGTTTCTCGAAAAGCGCGGGCAAAGTGGCTGGGGTTGCTATATCCAACGTGTGTTGCGATTTCGAGCACGGAGGCATCACTGTGCAACAGCATGGATTTGGCGTGCTCCATGCGTTTTTGGCGCAAATATCCAAATACGGTGGTTCGATACTGTGCTTTAAAGCCCTTTTTCAGTTTGAATTCATTGAGATGGAACTGTCGACTCAGATCACGAAGACTGTGTTCAGATCCGAGGTTTTCTTCCAGATAGCGGGCTGCTGCCTTCAGGGACTCAGAGTCGCAGTCGCGAAAACAGGGATCGGCGGCGGGTTTTTGGCCAAACTCGGGAGTGTCGAGCGTCGTGGACAGCAATTCATAACTCAAGGATGCAATGCGCAGGCGCTCAATGGCCTGGTTGCCTTTAAGCCGCTCAAGTTCGGAAAGCTGGAGGCGCATCTTCTGTCCCTGTTTGCCTCGAAAAACAAGAGCTTCGTTGCGTTTTCTGCAGGTGATGCAGGCATGGTGGTCATGTTCGGATTCCCCGTGAAGGTGGTCCTGCTGCAGTGCGAGCCAGAT belongs to Puniceicoccaceae bacterium and includes:
- a CDS encoding AraC family transcriptional regulator; translated protein: MTYCPFRRPESNTVAIGGVELDLLTFIQHEGFVYQQSRQCARGTPQWTEWPQGTFSSILYLSSGSLQIQAPDHGIETASTGEWVFLSALDQPLRIRIDVGTRLHWIECERSIWLALQQDHLHGESEHDHHACITCRKRNEALVFRGKQGQKMRLQLSELERLKGNQAIERLRIASLSYELLSTTLDTPEFGQKPAADPCFRDCDSESLKAAARYLEENLGSEHSLRDLSRQFHLNEFKLKKGFKAQYRTTVFGYLRQKRMEHAKSMLLHSDASVLEIATHVGYSNPSHFARAFRETFGVNPGTLRRDI